The Stenotrophomonas maltophilia genome segment GCGCCCGGGGCCGGCATGGATTCCTTCAACCTGATGCGTGCCTTCCGCCGCATCGTCGAACGCGGCGGGCTGGCCCGCGCTGCCGAAGACCTGGGCATGTCGCCCGCCGGCCTGAGCAAGCAGCTGCGCACGCTGGAAGCGCATCTGGGCGTGGTACTGCTGCAGCGGACCACGCGGCGCATGAGCCTGACCGAGACCGGCCACGCCTATTACCGTGAATGCTGCCGCCTGCTCGACGAGCTGGACGCATTGGAACGTGGCATCGCCGAACAGCGCGGCGACGTAGCCGGGCGCCTGCGCGTCAATGCGCCGCAGTCGTTCGCACTGAGCACGCTGTCGCCGCTGCTGCCGCGCTTCCTGCAGCAGCATCCACAGCTGTCGCTGGACCTGGTGATGGAAGATCGCCTGCTCGATGCAGTCGGTGAGGGTTTCGATGTGTCGCTGCGGCTGCGTGCCGAGCTGGATGATTCACGCCTGGTGGCGCGCCGGCTGGCGTCGCTGCAGCAGGTGCTGTGCGCAGCCCCGTCCTACCTGCGGCAGCATCCGGCACCGCAGGCGGTGGACGATCTGCAGGCGCACAGCGTGCTGGCCTACAGCCTGTCCGACTCACCGGGCAGCTGGCCGCTGCTCGGCCCCGATGGCCAGGTGACGATCACCCTGCCAGCGCGCGTCACCGTCAACAACAGCCTGCTGCTGCGCGACCTGCTGGTGGCCGGCATGGGCATCGGCGCCCTGCCCTCGTTCCTGGCGGCACCCGCACTGGCCCGTGGCGAACTGCAGCAGGTGCTGCCCGACCACCGCTATCCGCCGCGCTTCGTGCATGCGGTCTACCCGACCTCGCGCC includes the following:
- a CDS encoding LysR family transcriptional regulator, with protein sequence MDSFNLMRAFRRIVERGGLARAAEDLGMSPAGLSKQLRTLEAHLGVVLLQRTTRRMSLTETGHAYYRECCRLLDELDALERGIAEQRGDVAGRLRVNAPQSFALSTLSPLLPRFLQQHPQLSLDLVMEDRLLDAVGEGFDVSLRLRAELDDSRLVARRLASLQQVLCAAPSYLRQHPAPQAVDDLQAHSVLAYSLSDSPGSWPLLGPDGQVTITLPARVTVNNSLLLRDLLVAGMGIGALPSFLAAPALARGELQQVLPDHRYPPRFVHAVYPTSRHLQPKVRAFIDFLHAELPGCAGLDS